One Paralichthys olivaceus isolate ysfri-2021 chromosome 8, ASM2471397v2, whole genome shotgun sequence genomic region harbors:
- the soul4 gene encoding heme-binding protein soul4, with amino-acid sequence MALISLEDLDGLDDEQLDDDITDNPEPMDEEDRDRLLAHWQAVASTHQVSVPAEMTEPIQEMTRNSQQREPLPFTTISCHEKMGEVLWEERVYPAGHWACVTRGEDLYEQSIANAFMKLMRFICKENSAGRYLGMTVPVISNIHLKEDGTTLNKDVQTSFFLPAEFQTNTPPQPCDPDITIVHREPMRVIARTFLGTTTEETVTRQISLFWEILGVTDDVYRNNYMVAAYNNPGVPHRRNEIWFIRRHL; translated from the exons ATGGCTCTGATCTCTCTGGAAGACCTTGATGGATTGGACGACGAGCAGTTggatgatgacatcactgacaACCCTGAGCCAATGGATGAAGAGGATCGAGACAGGCTGCTGGCCCATTGGCAGGCGGTCGCCAGTACCCACCAGGTGTCTGTACCTGCAG AAATGACCGAACCCATACAGGAGATGACCCGCAACAGTCAGCAGAGGGAGCCCCTCCCCTTTACTACAATATCCTGCCATGAAAAG ATGGGGGAGGTGCTGTGGGAGGAGCGGGTGTATCCTGCCGGACACTGGGCGTGTGTGACCAGAGGAGAGGATCTGTACGAACAGAGCATCGCCAACGCCTTCATGAAACTGATGCGCTTCATCTGTAAAGAGAACTCTGCAG GTCGATACCTGGGCATGACGGTGCCGGTCATCAGTAACATCCACCTGAAGGAGGATGGAACCACGCTCAACAAAGACGTCCAGACTTCCTTCTTCCTGCCTGCTGAGTTTCAGaccaacacccccccccaacCCTGCGACCCCGACATTACCATCGTCCACAGAGAGCCAATGAGAGTCATCGCCAG GACGTTCTTGGGGACGACCACGGAGGAAACAGTGACACGTCAGATCAGTCTGTTTTGGGAGATCCTCGGTGTTACCGACGACGTTTACAGAAACAACTACATGGTCGCTGCATACAACAACCCGGGTGTACCCCACCGCAGGAACGAGATCTGGTTCATCAGACGCCATCTGTAG
- the eif4a3 gene encoding eukaryotic initiation factor 4A-III: MAAAGAQGRKRILKDEDMTKVEFETSEEVDVTPTFDTMGLREDLLRGIYAYGFEKPSAIQQRAIKQIIKGRDVIAQSQSGTGKTATFCVSVLQCLDIQVRETQALILAPTRELAGQIQKVLLALGDYMNVQCHACIGGTNVGEDIRKLDYGQHVVAGTPGRVFDMIRRRSLRTRAIKMLVLDEADEMLNKGFKEQIYDVYRYLPPATQVVLISATLPHEILEMTNKFMTDPIRILVKRDELTLEGIKQFFVAVEREEWKFDTLCDLYDTLTITQAVIFCNTKRKVDWLTEKMREANFTVSSMHGDMPQKERESIMKEFRSGASRVLISTDVWARGLDVPQVSLIINYDLPNNRELYIHRIGRSGRYGRKGVAINFVKNDDIRILRDIEQYYSTQIDEMPMNVADLI, from the exons ATGGCTGCCGCCGGGGCTCAGGGTCGGAAGAGGATCCTGAAGGACGAGGACATGACCAAGGTGGAGTTTGAGACCAGCGAGGAGGTGGACGTCACCCCCACCTTCGACACCATGGGGCTGCGGGAGGACCTTCTCCGCGGCATCTACGCCTACG ggtttgAGAAACCATCTGCGATCCAGCAGCGAGCCATCAAACAGATCATTAAAGGCCGAGACGTCATCGCTCA GTCTCAGTCTGGAACCGGAAAGACAGCGAcgttctgtgtgtctgtgctgcagtgtctggaCATCCAG gtgagggaGACCCAGGCGCTGATCCTCGCTCCAACCAGAGAGCTGGCTGGACAGATTCAGAAG GTGCTTCTGGCTCTGGGAGACTACATGAACGTCCAGTGTCACGCCTGCATCGGAGGAACTAACGTGGGGGAGGACATCAGGAAACTGGACTACGGTCAACACGTGGTGGCTGGGACACCTGGACGGGTGTTTG aTATGATTCGTCGCAGGAGTTTGAGGACGAGAGCCATCAAGATGCTGGTGCTGGACGAAGCTGACGAGATGCTCAACAAAG GTTTTAAGGAGCAGATCTACGACGTGTATCGTTACCTGCCCCCCGCCACACAGGTGGTTCTGATCAGTGCCACGCTGCCGCATGAGATCCTGGAGATGACCAACAAGTTCATGACAGACCCCATTCGCATCTTGGTCAAACG TGATGAGTTGACTCTCGAGGGGATTAAACAGTTCTTCGTTGCCgtggagagggaggagtggaAGTTTGACACTTTGTGTGATCTGTACGACACGCTGACCATCACACAGGCCGTCATCTTCTGTAACACCAAGAGAAAG gtggacTGGCTGACGGAGAAGATGAGAGAGGCAAACTTCACAGTGTCCTCGATGCACGGAGACATGcctcagaaagagagagagtccaTCATGAAGGAGTTCAGATCAGGAGCCAG tcGCGTGTTGATCTCCACAGATGTCTGGGCTCGGGGTTTAGACGTTCCTCAGGTTTCTCTGATCATCAACTACGACCTGCCCAACAACAGAGAGCTCTACATCCACAG gATTGGTCGATCCGGTCGTTATGGTCGTAAAGGTGTGGCCATTAACTTCGTGAAGAACGACGACATCAGGATCCTGAGAGACATCGAGCAGTACTACTCCACCCAGATCGACGAGATGCCCATGAACG TGGCCGACCTGATCTGA
- the LOC109623513 gene encoding serum response factor-like isoform X3: MGTRTGPGLAGSTTGTNSASDTGGGRFEEREISTEVIYSGSDQDSESGDEEDTPGSGGDRRGVKRERSEREVGRQAVPTSGGQSGGYVGVSPGVPGAKPGKKTRGRVKIKMEFIDNKLRRYTTFSKRKTGIMKKAYELSTLTGTQVLLLVASETGHVYTFATRKLQPMITSETGKALIQTCLNSPDSPPRSDPSSDQRMSATGFEETDLTYQVPEGEGCTEVAKDLIKPVFTLSNLPVTTQTRPPSSSSPSSSSSSSSVSMQVQASAPSWQLPSSTNGTVLKTSAGVMFPGGFTLMPGGGVSQQLQTVQVQPSIQQISTNQSSSDIHNTASSTVSLPVSSSSSSVAGHMMYPGGHTVMYTAQTPSLSDGSLTVLNTFPPTGHAQSHDPGSVPQVFLASLPPVAAQIPVSAVQLHQMVISQQSSSSNLTELQVVSLDVHQSKDD; the protein is encoded by the exons ATGGGCACCAGAACCGGACCCGGACTCGCGGGGAGCACGACTGGGACCAACTCAGCCTCTGACACCGGGGGGGGGCGGTTcgaggagagagagatcagcACCGAGGTGATTTACAGCGGCTCCGACCAGGACTCCGAGTCCGGGGACGAGGAGGACACACCGGGTTCAGGAGGGGACAGGAGAGgggtgaagagggagaggagcgagAGGGAGGTCGGCCGTCAGGCAGTGCCCACCTCCGGCGGACAGAGCGGGGGTTACGTCGGGGTCAGTCCCGGGGTGCCAGGGGCCAAACCCGGCAAGAAAACCAGAGGAAGAGTCAAGATCAAGATGGAGTTCATCGACAACAAACTGAGGAGGTACACGACCTTCAGCAAGAGGAAGACCGGCATCATGAAGAAG gcGTACGAGTTGTCCACGTTAACCGGGACTCAGGTGTTGCTGCTGGTCGCCAGTGAGACAGGTCACGTGTACACGTTTGCCACCAGGAAGCTGCAGCCGATGATCACCTCGGAGACGGGCAAAGCTCTGATCCAGACCTGCCTCAACTCTCCGGACTCCCCCCCTCGCTCCGACCCCTCCTCTGACCAGAGGATGAGCGCCACAGGCTTCGAGGAGACCGACCTCACCTACCAGGTCCCTGAGGGGGAGGGGTGCACAGAGGTTGCCAAG gatCTGATCAAACCAGTGTTTACCTTGTCCAACCTGCCCGTCACCACACAGACCaggcccccctcctcctcttcaccctcctcctcttcgtcttcgTCCTCTGTGTCCATGCAGGTGCAAGCCAGTGCCCCCTCCTGGCAGCTACCCTCCTCCACCAATGGGACGGTGCTGAAGACATCggcaggtgtcatgtttcctgGAGGCTTCACCTTGATGCCAG GGGGTGGAGtctctcagcagctgcagactgtCCAGGTTCAGCCCAGCATTCAGCAGATCTCCACCAATCAAAGCAGTTCGGACATCCACAACACTGCCTCCTCCACAG tcagtcttcctgtctcctcctcctcttcctcagtagCTGGTCACATGATGTACCCCGGTGGTCACACGGTGATGTACACTGCCCAGACGCCGTCTCTTAGTGATGGCAGCCTCACCGTCCTCAACACCTTCCCCCCCACAGGTCATGCCCAGTCACATGACCCGG GCTCTGTCCCGCAGGTCTTCctcgcctccctccctccggTCGCTGCTCAGATCCCGGTGTCGGCAGTTCAGCTCCATCAG atggTGATCagtcagcagagcagcagcagtaaccTGACGGAGCTGCAGGTCGTCAGTCTGGACGTCCATCAATCAAAAGACGACTGA
- the LOC109623513 gene encoding serum response factor-like isoform X1 translates to MGTRTGPGLAGSTTGTNSASDTGGGRFEEREISTEVIYSGSDQDSESGDEEDTPGSGGDRRGVKRERSEREVGRQAVPTSGGQSGGYVGVSPGVPGAKPGKKTRGRVKIKMEFIDNKLRRYTTFSKRKTGIMKKAYELSTLTGTQVLLLVASETGHVYTFATRKLQPMITSETGKALIQTCLNSPDSPPRSDPSSDQRMSATGFEETDLTYQVPEGEGCTEVAKDLIKPVFTLSNLPVTTQTRPPSSSSPSSSSSSSSVSMQVQASAPSWQLPSSTNGTVLKTSAGVMFPGGFTLMPGGSLPPGTHTIPLTQLQGQSLAIQGPVAPGHTATLHAPSTQATTLLHLPAKVSLASTGGGVSQQLQTVQVQPSIQQISTNQSSSDIHNTASSTVSLPVSSSSSSVAGHMMYPGGHTVMYTAQTPSLSDGSLTVLNTFPPTGHAQSHDPGSVPQVFLASLPPVAAQIPVSAVQLHQMVISQQSSSSNLTELQVVSLDVHQSKDD, encoded by the exons ATGGGCACCAGAACCGGACCCGGACTCGCGGGGAGCACGACTGGGACCAACTCAGCCTCTGACACCGGGGGGGGGCGGTTcgaggagagagagatcagcACCGAGGTGATTTACAGCGGCTCCGACCAGGACTCCGAGTCCGGGGACGAGGAGGACACACCGGGTTCAGGAGGGGACAGGAGAGgggtgaagagggagaggagcgagAGGGAGGTCGGCCGTCAGGCAGTGCCCACCTCCGGCGGACAGAGCGGGGGTTACGTCGGGGTCAGTCCCGGGGTGCCAGGGGCCAAACCCGGCAAGAAAACCAGAGGAAGAGTCAAGATCAAGATGGAGTTCATCGACAACAAACTGAGGAGGTACACGACCTTCAGCAAGAGGAAGACCGGCATCATGAAGAAG gcGTACGAGTTGTCCACGTTAACCGGGACTCAGGTGTTGCTGCTGGTCGCCAGTGAGACAGGTCACGTGTACACGTTTGCCACCAGGAAGCTGCAGCCGATGATCACCTCGGAGACGGGCAAAGCTCTGATCCAGACCTGCCTCAACTCTCCGGACTCCCCCCCTCGCTCCGACCCCTCCTCTGACCAGAGGATGAGCGCCACAGGCTTCGAGGAGACCGACCTCACCTACCAGGTCCCTGAGGGGGAGGGGTGCACAGAGGTTGCCAAG gatCTGATCAAACCAGTGTTTACCTTGTCCAACCTGCCCGTCACCACACAGACCaggcccccctcctcctcttcaccctcctcctcttcgtcttcgTCCTCTGTGTCCATGCAGGTGCAAGCCAGTGCCCCCTCCTGGCAGCTACCCTCCTCCACCAATGGGACGGTGCTGAAGACATCggcaggtgtcatgtttcctgGAGGCTTCACCTTGATGCCAG GTGGCTCGCTGCCCCCCGGCACACACACCATCCCCCTCACTCAGCTGCAGGGCCAGTCTTTGGCCATCCAGGGCCCCGTGGCCCCAGGCCACACCGCCACGCTGCACGCTCCATCCACACAGGCGACCACGCTGCTCCACCTCCCCGCCAAAGTGTCACTCGCAAGCACAG GGGGTGGAGtctctcagcagctgcagactgtCCAGGTTCAGCCCAGCATTCAGCAGATCTCCACCAATCAAAGCAGTTCGGACATCCACAACACTGCCTCCTCCACAG tcagtcttcctgtctcctcctcctcttcctcagtagCTGGTCACATGATGTACCCCGGTGGTCACACGGTGATGTACACTGCCCAGACGCCGTCTCTTAGTGATGGCAGCCTCACCGTCCTCAACACCTTCCCCCCCACAGGTCATGCCCAGTCACATGACCCGG GCTCTGTCCCGCAGGTCTTCctcgcctccctccctccggTCGCTGCTCAGATCCCGGTGTCGGCAGTTCAGCTCCATCAG atggTGATCagtcagcagagcagcagcagtaaccTGACGGAGCTGCAGGTCGTCAGTCTGGACGTCCATCAATCAAAAGACGACTGA
- the LOC109623513 gene encoding serum response factor-like isoform X2 gives MGTRTGPGLAGSTTGTNSASDTGGGRFEEREISTEVIYSGSDQDSESGDEEDTPGSGGDRRGVKRERSEREVGRQAVPTSGGQSGGYVGVSPGVPGAKPGKKTRGRVKIKMEFIDNKLRRYTTFSKRKTGIMKKAYELSTLTGTQVLLLVASETGHVYTFATRKLQPMITSETGKALIQTCLNSPDSPPRSDPSSDQRMSATGFEETDLTYQVPEGEGCTEVAKDLIKPVFTLSNLPVTTQTRPPSSSSPSSSSSSSSVSMQVQASAPSWQLPSSTNGTVLKTSAGVMFPGGFTLMPGGSLPPGTHTIPLTQLQGQSLAIQGPVAPGHTATLHAPSTQATTLLHLPAKVSLASTGGGVSQQLQTVQVQPSIQQISTNQSSSDIHNTASSTVSLPVSSSSSSVAGHMMYPGGHTVMYTAQTPSLSDGSLTVLNTFPPTGHAQSHDPVFLVASVRLCPAGLPRLPPSGRCSDPGVGSSAPSDGDQSAEQQQ, from the exons ATGGGCACCAGAACCGGACCCGGACTCGCGGGGAGCACGACTGGGACCAACTCAGCCTCTGACACCGGGGGGGGGCGGTTcgaggagagagagatcagcACCGAGGTGATTTACAGCGGCTCCGACCAGGACTCCGAGTCCGGGGACGAGGAGGACACACCGGGTTCAGGAGGGGACAGGAGAGgggtgaagagggagaggagcgagAGGGAGGTCGGCCGTCAGGCAGTGCCCACCTCCGGCGGACAGAGCGGGGGTTACGTCGGGGTCAGTCCCGGGGTGCCAGGGGCCAAACCCGGCAAGAAAACCAGAGGAAGAGTCAAGATCAAGATGGAGTTCATCGACAACAAACTGAGGAGGTACACGACCTTCAGCAAGAGGAAGACCGGCATCATGAAGAAG gcGTACGAGTTGTCCACGTTAACCGGGACTCAGGTGTTGCTGCTGGTCGCCAGTGAGACAGGTCACGTGTACACGTTTGCCACCAGGAAGCTGCAGCCGATGATCACCTCGGAGACGGGCAAAGCTCTGATCCAGACCTGCCTCAACTCTCCGGACTCCCCCCCTCGCTCCGACCCCTCCTCTGACCAGAGGATGAGCGCCACAGGCTTCGAGGAGACCGACCTCACCTACCAGGTCCCTGAGGGGGAGGGGTGCACAGAGGTTGCCAAG gatCTGATCAAACCAGTGTTTACCTTGTCCAACCTGCCCGTCACCACACAGACCaggcccccctcctcctcttcaccctcctcctcttcgtcttcgTCCTCTGTGTCCATGCAGGTGCAAGCCAGTGCCCCCTCCTGGCAGCTACCCTCCTCCACCAATGGGACGGTGCTGAAGACATCggcaggtgtcatgtttcctgGAGGCTTCACCTTGATGCCAG GTGGCTCGCTGCCCCCCGGCACACACACCATCCCCCTCACTCAGCTGCAGGGCCAGTCTTTGGCCATCCAGGGCCCCGTGGCCCCAGGCCACACCGCCACGCTGCACGCTCCATCCACACAGGCGACCACGCTGCTCCACCTCCCCGCCAAAGTGTCACTCGCAAGCACAG GGGGTGGAGtctctcagcagctgcagactgtCCAGGTTCAGCCCAGCATTCAGCAGATCTCCACCAATCAAAGCAGTTCGGACATCCACAACACTGCCTCCTCCACAG tcagtcttcctgtctcctcctcctcttcctcagtagCTGGTCACATGATGTACCCCGGTGGTCACACGGTGATGTACACTGCCCAGACGCCGTCTCTTAGTGATGGCAGCCTCACCGTCCTCAACACCTTCCCCCCCACAGGTCATGCCCAGTCACATGACCCGG TTTTTCTGGTGGCGTCGGTCAGGCTCTGTCCCGCAGGTCTTCctcgcctccctccctccggTCGCTGCTCAGATCCCGGTGTCGGCAGTTCAGCTCCATCAG atggTGATCagtcagcagagcagcagcagtaa
- the opn6a gene encoding opsin 6, group member a, translating to MSLSSSSAPSPPWRNNSFILGSGRDPPLSDQGETIIGVYLLLLGWLSWFGNSIVLFVLYRQRNTLQPTDYLTFNLAISDASISVFGYSRGIIEIFNVFQDSGYLISSIWTCQVDGFFTLVFGLSSINTLTVISVTRYIKGCHPSRARHISVSSVSASLLLIWITAGFWSGAPVLGWGSYKDRGYGTCEIDWAKASYSSVYKSYIISIFVFCFFIPVLIMLFCYVSIINTVKRGNAMSAEGDLTDRQRKIERDVTIVSIVICTAFILAWSPYAVVSMWSAWGFHVPNLTSIFTRLFAKSASFYNPLIYFGLSSKFRKDVTILLPCARDAKDTVKLKRFKPKADGRAAAGGGARLKVPLDQTEKKYTPAYQAKPSPPCTPPPVNKEVFFIDLPRPSEAGSEYECDRL from the exons ATGTCGCTCAGCAGCAGCTCGGCCCCCAGCCCCCCCTGGAGGAACAACAGCTTCATCCTGGGGAGTGGCAGAGACCCTCCCCTGTCCGACCAGGGAGAGACCATCATCGGAgtctacctgctgctgctgg GTTGGTTGTCCTGGTTTGGAAACAGCATCGTCCTCTTCGTCCtgtacagacagagaaacacgcTGCAGCCCACAGACTACCTGACCTTTAACCTCGCCATCTCCGACGCCAGCATCTCAGTGTTTGGATACTCCAGAGGCATCATCGAGATCTTCAACGTGTTCCAAGACAGCGGCTACCTTATCTCCTCCATCTGGACCTGCCAG GTGGATGGCTTCTTCACGCTGGTGTTCGGTCTGAGCAGCATCAACACTCTGACAGTGATCAGCGTCACACGTTACATTAAAGGATGTCACCCGAGCAGAG cTCGTCATATCAGTGTGTCCAGTGTCTCTGCGAGTCTCCTGCTCATCTGGATCACAGCTGGATTCTGGTCTGGAGCTCCAGTGCTCGGTTGGGGAAGCTACAAAG ATCGTGGGTACGGGACGTGTGAGATCGACTGGGCCAAAGCAAGCTACTCGAGCGTGTACAAGTCGTACATTATCTCCATCTTTGTCTTCTGCTTCTTCATCCCGGTGCTCATCATGCTCTTCTGCTACGTGTCCATCATCAACACGGTGAAGCGAGGAAACGCCATGTCCGCAGAGGGCGACCTGACCGACCGCCAGAGGAAGATCGAGAGAGACGTCACCATC gttTCCATAGTGATCTGTACGGCCTTCATCCTCGCCTGGTCTCCTTACGCCGTGGTGTCCATGTGGTCAGCCTGGGGCTTCCATGTGCCCAACCTCACCAGCATCTTCACCCGCCTCTTCGCCAAATCAGCCAGTTTCTACAACCCCCTCATCTACTTCGGACTCAGCTCCAAGTTCCGCAAAGACGTCACCATCCTGTTGCCCTGCGCTCGTGACGCCAAAGACACAGTCAAACTGAAGCGCTTCAAGCCAAAGGCCGACGGCCgcgctgcagcaggaggaggagccagaCTCAAAGTTCCTCTTGACCAAACAGAGAAGAAGTACACCCCCGCGTACCAGGCCAAACCCAGTCCACCCTGCACGCCACCACCCGTCAACAAAGAGGTGTTCTTCATCGACCTGCCGAGGCCGTCTGAGGCCGGCTCCGAGTACGAGTGTGACAGACTCTGA